TCATCGGCGGCGCGGCGCTCGGCGCGTTCATCATCGCCTCGCCCAAGGCGGTCTTCTTCGGCACCCTGCGCAAGATCCCGCTGATGATCACGAGCAAGGACCACGGCAAGACGTCCTTCCTCGAGGTCCTCTACCTGCTCTTCGAGTTCCTCTCGCTCGCCCGGCGCGAGGGCATGCTGGCGCTCGAGCCCCACGTCAACAAGCCCGAGTCGAGCCCCATCATCCAGAAGTACGGCCACTTCGCCAAGGACCACGAGATGGTCGACTTCCTGTGCGACAACATCAAGGTGCTGCTGGCCTCGAACATGGAGCCGCACCAGTTCGACGACCTCATGGACCTGGACATCGACACCCAGGCCGAGCACGAGCTGGTCTCGCCCGCGGCCATGAACATGATCGCGGACTCCCTGCCGGGCCTCGGCATCGTGGCCGCGGTGCTCGGCGTCGTGCTGACCATGGGCAAGATCAAGGAGCCGCCGGAGGTCCTCGGCCACTCCATCGGCGCGGCCCTGGTCGGCACCTTCCTCGGCATCCTCATGTCCTACGGCTTCGTCGGCCCCATCGCCAAGCACCTGGAGCACCTGGCCCACGAGCGCACCATCATGCGCGGCGTGATCAAGGCCGCGCTGTCCATGTACGCCAAGGGCATGGCGCCCTTCGTGGCCGTGGAGGCGGGCCGCCGCGCCGTGCCGGGCGAGCACCGGCCGACCTTCTCCGAGGTCGAGGAGGGCTGCAAGCGTGCCAAAGGCTGAGCAGCAGCAGCCGATCATCCGCAAGGTCATCAAGAAGGGCGGCCACGGCCACCACGGCGGCAGCTGGAAGGTGGCCTACGCCGACTTCGTGACGGCCATGATGGCCTTCTTCCTGCTCATGTGGCTGCTCAACTCCACGAGCTCCGCGCAGAAGGCCGCACTGTCCGACTATTTCAACGACTTCAACATCTTCCAGTCCGGCAGCTCCAAGCCGCCCATGCCCGAGACGGGCGGGGCCGTGGTCAGCATGCCCACGCCGAACCCGCCCCCGGCCCTGGAGGAGACCAAGCCGAGCGAGCTGCGCCAGAAGCTGCTCTCGCCGCCGCCCGAGCGCGCGCTCACGCCGCAGCAGATCCAGCAGGAACTGCAGAAGACCGTCAAGGAGAAGCTCGGCGACATGGCGGACCAGGTGCTGCTCTCGCGCACGCCCGAGGGGGTGCGGGTGCAGGTCACGGCCACGGACGGCAACCCGATCTTCGATTCCGGCAGCCCGCACCTGACGCAAAGCGGCCTGCGCGCGCTCGAAGCCATCGGCGCCTCCCTGGCCGGGCTGCCCAACAGGATCGCCATCGAGGGCCACACGGACGCCAAGCCCTTCGTGAACGGCAGCGGCCAGGACAACTGGGACCTCTCGGCCGAGCGGGCGCTCTCCGCGCGCAAGGCCCTTATGGAGGCGGGCATGGACCCGACCAAGGTGGCGCGCGTGGCGGGCTTCGCCGCATCCATGCCGCTTCTGCCGGACAAGCCCGAGGACGCCCGCAACCGCCGCATCAGCATCCTGGTCATCGACGACAAGGCCGCGAAGGCCAAGACGGGGGAGGAGCGGTTCCAGGGCGGCGTCGAGGAGGCCGAGCCCCCGCGCGAGCCGGTCAAGACCAAGGTCGCGGATCCGAACGCCCCGGACAAGCTCTTCACCATCCCAGACGTGACCCCGCCCAAATAGGCGGAGGCCGCGGGAACGGCCGGGAGGCTGACCAATGAGCCAGGAAATCGATCTTCTCGCCCCGTTTCGCGAGCGCGCAGCGAAAAGCGGCAGGCTTTTGCTCATCGTGGAGGAGGACCTCCTGCGCGAGACCATCGACGCGCGCGAGGTCGCCGTCGTGGACATGGACGCGCAGCGCCTGGAGCTGTCCCAGCCCGAGCCGCCCCTGCCCTCCTCGGCCGCGGGCAGGGTCATGGAGATCGCGGCCCCGCCCCTGCCGGACGAGGGCGGCGCGGCCAGGCCGCTCGGCTACCATGCGCGGCTGCTCGAGGTGAACGCTGAATCCCTGGTGGTCAGTCCGCCCTCGGGCGTGCGCGAGACCAGCCTGCGCACGGTGCACCGCCTGCCGGTGCGCCGCGAGTGGGGGCTCGTGCTCAGGCTCGAGGGGATCGGCCGGGTCAGGCTGGTGGACATCTCGGCGCGCGGCGCCCTGGCGGCCCTGCGCACCGAGGTGCCCGCGCTCGACGCGCGGATGCGCTTCATCCTCGGCCAGGCCGAGAGCTGGGAGGTGGAGGGCGTGGCCACGGTGCGCCGCATACTGTCCGGCGGGAGCCCCGAGGAGAAGCTCGTGGGCCTGGGACTGGAGACAGACACCCCGGGCCAGGCCGCCCTGCTGCAGCGCACCCTCTTCCGCCTGGGCTAGTCCCGGGCGCGGACCTTTCCGCAAAAAAGACGGCCGGGCAAAGCCCCGGCCGTTTCCGTCTTCGTCGTATGTTCCGGCGTATGGCCGCCGGTTCTCCCTGCTATTCCCCTGTATCTTCGCCTATCCCGCCGCCTATCCCGCCGCCGGTCCCGCCGCCGATCCCGCAGTTGCCGTCGGCGGCCTCGGCTTCGGCCTCGGCGCGGGCGCGCCGTGCGCGGCCCGGGCCGAAGCGGCGCCAGAGCGCCCGGACGGCCGGCGGCACGAGCGAGAAGGTGACCACGACCATGACGATGGTCGCCAGATGGTCGCGGATCAGGGGGATGTTGCCGAAGAGCCTGCCCGCAAGGAGGAAGG
The Desulfovibrio sp. X2 DNA segment above includes these coding regions:
- the motA gene encoding flagellar motor stator protein MotA: MFSLIGFFVVLGAVIGGYLVEGGNMHVLFQPAEVMIIGGAALGAFIIASPKAVFFGTLRKIPLMITSKDHGKTSFLEVLYLLFEFLSLARREGMLALEPHVNKPESSPIIQKYGHFAKDHEMVDFLCDNIKVLLASNMEPHQFDDLMDLDIDTQAEHELVSPAAMNMIADSLPGLGIVAAVLGVVLTMGKIKEPPEVLGHSIGAALVGTFLGILMSYGFVGPIAKHLEHLAHERTIMRGVIKAALSMYAKGMAPFVAVEAGRRAVPGEHRPTFSEVEEGCKRAKG
- a CDS encoding flagellar motor protein MotB; the encoded protein is MPKAEQQQPIIRKVIKKGGHGHHGGSWKVAYADFVTAMMAFFLLMWLLNSTSSAQKAALSDYFNDFNIFQSGSSKPPMPETGGAVVSMPTPNPPPALEETKPSELRQKLLSPPPERALTPQQIQQELQKTVKEKLGDMADQVLLSRTPEGVRVQVTATDGNPIFDSGSPHLTQSGLRALEAIGASLAGLPNRIAIEGHTDAKPFVNGSGQDNWDLSAERALSARKALMEAGMDPTKVARVAGFAASMPLLPDKPEDARNRRISILVIDDKAAKAKTGEERFQGGVEEAEPPREPVKTKVADPNAPDKLFTIPDVTPPK